From one Mya arenaria isolate MELC-2E11 chromosome 4, ASM2691426v1 genomic stretch:
- the LOC128230552 gene encoding homeobox protein onecut-like isoform X7: protein MTMENMGELTDQQINDSSTTPITSSQNASEEEFTPVTPKQEFVDPCSVDSASVSPGVAESTPSGELPSAELTSGEIDSPTITRADIVSVIPVSMIDTHEFRSQMIGVGDLQYQTLSNGRISPGYSPNSYATLTPLQPLPPISTVSDKFLQNQTNNFQLGSPVNNLNGIQMENIMNINSYSYEKMMTPVSLPITMMGQMNGYSNQSVGYTYNVVGQNGLPSPKSEMKPILSPNHSTGYDPYQVQNTQVPSRMQSPMKIKQCDSPIPMMQGSNGLHLSPSTGMESTSPHSMHSGSPQHQGMDQNGKEVEEINTKELAQRISSELKRYSIPQAVFAQRVLCRSQGTLSDLLRNPKPWSKLKSGRETFRRMWKWLQEPEFQRMSALRLAGNQACLQPTEAEGAGEDYMPYTVKRKESEISTQENRGPKKPRLVFTDIQRRTLHAIFKETKRPSKEMQATIAQQLGLEVTTVANFFMNARRRSVDKWRDDNGNDNRDSAPTGMPKS, encoded by the exons ATGACGATGGAAAACATGGGTGAACTAACCGATCAACAAATTAACGATTCTTCGACAACACCGATCACTTCTAGTCAGAACGCGAGCGAAGAAGAGTTCACTCCAGTGACACCTAAGCAAGAGTTTGTGGATCCTTGTAGTGTTGATAGTGCTAGTGTTAGTCCAGGTGTAGCCGAGTCAACACCTAGTGGGGAACTACCCAGTGCGGAATTAACCAGTGGTGAGATAGACTCTCCAACAATAACTCGTGCGGACATTGTGTCAGTGATACCAGTGAGTATGATTGATACTCACGAGTTCAGATCTCAGATGATTGGAGTTGGGGACCTTCAGTACCAGACCTTGTCAAATGGCAGGATTAGTCCGGGGTACAGCCCGAACTCATATGCTACACTCACACCACTACAACCTCTGCCTCCCATCTCAACTGTGTCGGATAAATTTCTACAAAATCAGACAAATAATTTCCAGCTCGGAAGTCcagttaataatttaaatggaaTACAAATGGAAAATATCATGAATATAAACTCTTACAGTTATGAAAAAATGATGACACCAGTGTCACTACCAATCACTATGATGGGTCAGATGAACGGATATTCAAATCAGTCAGTTGGATACACATACAATGTTGTGGGACAAAATGGACTGCCATCTCCTAAATCAGAAATGAAACCAATACTTTCACCAAATCATTCTACAGGCTATGATCCATACCAAGTTCAGAACACACAAGTCCCGTCCCGCATGCAATCACCGATGAAAATTAAACAGTGTGACTCCCCGATTCCTATGATGCAGGGTTCAAATGGCCTCCACCTTAGTCCATCAACGGGCATGGAAAGCACCTCTCCTCACAGCATGCATAGTGGTAGTCCTCAACATCAGGGTATGGACCAAAATGGGAAAGAGGTTGAAGAAATTAATACGAAGGAGCTGGCCCAGAGAATAAGCAGCGAATTAAAAAGATACAGTATACCACAGGCAGTGTTTGCCCAGCGAGTTTTATGTCGCAGTCAGGGCACATTGAGTGACTTGCTGAGAAATCCAAAACCATGGAGTAAGCTGAAATCAGGTCGTGAAACATTCAGGCGGATGTGGAAGTGGCTGCAAGAACCAGAGTTCCAGCGGATGTCTGCCCTGCGTTTGGCAGGTAATCAAG cATGTTTGCAGCCGACTGAGGCAGAGGGAGCAGGTGAGGACTACATGCCATACA cagTCAAGCGAAAAGAGTCGGAGATTTCTACACAGGAGAACCGGGGCCCAAAAAAGCCAAGACTTGTGTTTACTGACATTCAGAGAAGAACCCTGCATGCAATATTTAAGGAGACAAAACGGCCTTCAAAAGAAATGCAAGCCACCATTGCCCAACAACTGGGCCTGGAAGTCACAACTGTTGCAAACTTTTTCATGAATGCACGTAGAAGATCGGTAGATAAGTGGCGAGACGACAACGGCAATGATAATCGGGACAGTGCACCAACGGGGATGCCCAAGAGTTGA
- the LOC128230552 gene encoding one cut domain family member 2-like isoform X5: MTMENMGELTDQQINDSSTTPITSSQNASEEEFTPVTPKQEFVDPCSVDSASVSPGVAESTPSGELPSAELTSGEIDSPTITRADIVSVIPVSMIDTHEFRSQMIGVGDLQYQTLSNGRISPGYSPNSYATLTPLQPLPPISTVSDKFLQNQTNNFQLGSPVNNLNGIQMENIMNINSYSYEKMMTPVSLPITMMGQMNGYSNQSVGYTYNVVGQNGLPSPKSEMKPILSPNHSTGYDPYQVQNTQVPSRMQSPMKIKQCDSPIPMMQGSNGLHLSPSTGMESTSPHSMHSGSPQHQGMDQNGKEVEEINTKELAQRISSELKRYSIPQAVFAQRVLCRSQGTLSDLLRNPKPWSKLKSGRETFRRMWKWLQEPEFQRMSALRLAGNQACLQPTEAEGAGEDYMPYNRWNNDAGSYSNEVQVKYEPVEVKYEIDSPASPSTSVVSNGSSRSVKRKESEISTQENRGPKKPRLVFTDIQRRTLHAIFKETKRPSKEMQATIAQQLGLEVTTVANFFMNARRRSVDKWRDDNGNDNRDSAPTGMPKS, translated from the exons ATGACGATGGAAAACATGGGTGAACTAACCGATCAACAAATTAACGATTCTTCGACAACACCGATCACTTCTAGTCAGAACGCGAGCGAAGAAGAGTTCACTCCAGTGACACCTAAGCAAGAGTTTGTGGATCCTTGTAGTGTTGATAGTGCTAGTGTTAGTCCAGGTGTAGCCGAGTCAACACCTAGTGGGGAACTACCCAGTGCGGAATTAACCAGTGGTGAGATAGACTCTCCAACAATAACTCGTGCGGACATTGTGTCAGTGATACCAGTGAGTATGATTGATACTCACGAGTTCAGATCTCAGATGATTGGAGTTGGGGACCTTCAGTACCAGACCTTGTCAAATGGCAGGATTAGTCCGGGGTACAGCCCGAACTCATATGCTACACTCACACCACTACAACCTCTGCCTCCCATCTCAACTGTGTCGGATAAATTTCTACAAAATCAGACAAATAATTTCCAGCTCGGAAGTCcagttaataatttaaatggaaTACAAATGGAAAATATCATGAATATAAACTCTTACAGTTATGAAAAAATGATGACACCAGTGTCACTACCAATCACTATGATGGGTCAGATGAACGGATATTCAAATCAGTCAGTTGGATACACATACAATGTTGTGGGACAAAATGGACTGCCATCTCCTAAATCAGAAATGAAACCAATACTTTCACCAAATCATTCTACAGGCTATGATCCATACCAAGTTCAGAACACACAAGTCCCGTCCCGCATGCAATCACCGATGAAAATTAAACAGTGTGACTCCCCGATTCCTATGATGCAGGGTTCAAATGGCCTCCACCTTAGTCCATCAACGGGCATGGAAAGCACCTCTCCTCACAGCATGCATAGTGGTAGTCCTCAACATCAGGGTATGGACCAAAATGGGAAAGAGGTTGAAGAAATTAATACGAAGGAGCTGGCCCAGAGAATAAGCAGCGAATTAAAAAGATACAGTATACCACAGGCAGTGTTTGCCCAGCGAGTTTTATGTCGCAGTCAGGGCACATTGAGTGACTTGCTGAGAAATCCAAAACCATGGAGTAAGCTGAAATCAGGTCGTGAAACATTCAGGCGGATGTGGAAGTGGCTGCAAGAACCAGAGTTCCAGCGGATGTCTGCCCTGCGTTTGGCAGGTAATCAAG cATGTTTGCAGCCGACTGAGGCAGAGGGAGCAGGTGAGGACTACATGCCATACA ATCGCTGGAACAATGATGCTGGATCTTACTCAAATGAAGTTCAAGTAAAATATGAGCCTGTTGAAGTGAAATATGAAATAGACAGCCCCGCCAGCCCCAGTACCTCTGTGGTCTCAAATGGATCTTCACGAT cagTCAAGCGAAAAGAGTCGGAGATTTCTACACAGGAGAACCGGGGCCCAAAAAAGCCAAGACTTGTGTTTACTGACATTCAGAGAAGAACCCTGCATGCAATATTTAAGGAGACAAAACGGCCTTCAAAAGAAATGCAAGCCACCATTGCCCAACAACTGGGCCTGGAAGTCACAACTGTTGCAAACTTTTTCATGAATGCACGTAGAAGATCGGTAGATAAGTGGCGAGACGACAACGGCAATGATAATCGGGACAGTGCACCAACGGGGATGCCCAAGAGTTGA